In Tachysurus vachellii isolate PV-2020 chromosome 3, HZAU_Pvac_v1, whole genome shotgun sequence, one genomic interval encodes:
- the phactr4a gene encoding phosphatase and actin regulator 4A isoform X1 encodes MKARQIRKQTEDYEQAKRLGLLLKFNRWLQKRREDKKQTCFYPPCLGPGSMGQGASTQAHTHHSTISTDDDADDQQNSTTGNDKPDTGRETPPSKQKGKFSNLGKIFKPWKWRKKKESSEKFKETSEVLERKISMRRPRQELIDKGVLKEISENESHNVKAPSVNNGHTLPVAGDQGPNAGSEVKSRSHGEDRKSGLVPEPERRSRIPSDVTRNRQPLDVDARTRIPSDSEKRERDEARYRERRDENRDRRDDREERGRRDDKEDRERRDRREERDSRAEWREERERREKREEKRDGRVEKDARADRDQKKDDRDRDERERREDRERRELKERRDDHNRKEETLRRDDRDRRPESERRDDRERKDDKERRESCERNEEQDRKEDITRKDVRKPEMPKLIRPQSEMDMRSRVQSNSSDVVQKTRPVSEVEQRSTLPRYIHTQDDPRARTGSVGVRFTPVPELKEQQPTAKQAILPPKWLMSSTESGQASSSSSSSSSLSSTSSSSAPPIAKPPPRTVSLLVDDSSRHSSLPVVLIRNQDNPPTVLDHPAIPAPAAAPAPIPTPAPAAPSTTPDAPVHAKMPPVPPPKPTNRNSTLALQATTLPRHGKAQTPLYWTSKRRQNEHGTLSSLPSYPHHPQPHPGAPAIEALHDGDAPQPLVVSNPISAKRSPPIPPARTTPINKRNSGDISSNQGEPPARSSSPNPPPSQSEDSKHPSYTATVVSPPPSHIPPSPPGINVDPPSPTTEPPSQPPSIPLHILIQRALTSPGPVHPSPEGNQRAHSLLFETPPEIVVETSGRRSLPVTIEPLRLPEDDDFDMEEELQKLHPPPPQTFPPELEAGSRRGLVGDTMVIFEDSDSEREDDNDSDGPILYRDDEEDDDDEDVPMTGLAGKVKRKDTLALKLEKQQEKEEKQGQEDSTWKSREQWEAMRNKIGSTLTRRLSQRPTQQELEQRNILLAKNEADRRAERSEIKRRLTRKLSQRPTVAELQARKILRFHEYVECTHAEDYDRRADKPWTKLTPADKAAIRKELNEFKSSEMEVHEDSRIYTRFHRP; translated from the exons ATGAAGGCACGACAGATAAGGAAACAAACAGAGGACTACGAGCAAGCCAAGCGGCTTGGGTTACTGTTAAAGTTCAATCGCTGGCtacagaaaaggagagaggatAAGAAGCAGACGTGTTTTTACCCTCCCTGCCTCGGGCCTGGGAGCATGGGACAGGGAGCTAGCActcaggctcacacacaccactctacTATTAGTacag atGATGACGCCGATGACCAGCAGAACAGCACAACAGGGAACGACAAACCGGACACCGGCAGAGAGACGCCTCCATCCAAACAGAAGGGGAAGTTCTCCAACCTGGGCAAGATCTTTAAACCCTGGAAATggagaaagaagaaggaaagcAGCGAGAAGTTCAAGGAGACATCAGAGG TTCTGGAGAGGAAGATCTCGATGAGGAGACCCCGGCAGGAGCTGATAGACAAAGGAGTACTAAAGGAGATCTCTGAGAATG AGAGTCATAATGTGAAAGCGCCCTCCGTAAACAACGGTCATACGCTGCCTGTAGCCGGTGACCAGGGGCCCAACGCAGGATCAGAGGTCAAGAGCAGGTCACACGGCGAGGACCGAAAGAGTGGTTTGGTACCAGAACCTGAGCGACGAAGCCGAATACCATCAGATGTGACCCGTAACCGGCAGCCTCTAGACGTGGACGCTCGCACGCGCATCCCGTCAGATTCTgagaaacgagagagagacgagGCACGGTACCGTGAACGGAGGGACGAAAACCGAGACCGAAGGGACGATAGAGAGGAGCGAGGGAGAAGGGACGACAAAGAAGACCGGGAGAGGCGAGATAGGCGAGAAGAACGGGATTCCAGAGCAGAGTGGAGAGAAGAACGAGAACGaagggagaagagagaagagaagagagacgGCAGAGTAGAGAAAGACGCGAGAGCGGACAGGGACCAAAAAAAGGATGACCGGGATCGGGAcgaaagagaaaggagagaggacAGGGAAAGGAGAGAGTTAAAAGAAAGGAGGGACGATCACAATCGAAAGGAAGAAACTCTTCGGCGGGACGACAGAGACCGGAGGCCTGAAAGCGAGAGGAGAGATGACCGAGAAAGGAAAGATGACAAGGAGAGAAGAGAGTCGTGTGAAAGGAACGAGGAGCAAGACAGAAAAGAGGACATTACGAGGAAAGATGTGAGGAAGCCTGAGATGCCAAAGCTGATCAGGCCTCAGTCTGAGATGGATATGAGGAGCCGTGTGCAAAGCAACTCGTCTGACGTGGTCCAGAAAACCCGACCCGTCTCTGAAGTTGAGCAAAGGAGCACACTGCCAcgatacatacacactcaggatGACCCCAGGGCACGCACAG GATCTGTGGGTGTGCGCTTCACTCCTGTCCCCGAGTTAAAGGAGCAGCAGCCTACAGCCAAACAGGCCATACTTCCCCCAAAATGGCTGATGTCCTCCACCGAATCTGGTCaggcttcatcttcatcatcttcctcctcctcactgTCGTCgacatcttcatcttcagctcCACCCATTGCTAAGCCCCCTCCTCGCACTGTGTCTCTGTTGGTGGACGACTCGTCTCGACATAGTTCCTTACCAGTCGTTTTGATACGAAACCAGGACAACCCACCTACTGTCCTTGATCATCCTGCTATTCCTGCCCCAgctgctgctcctgctcctATTCCTACTCCCGCTCCTGCTGCCCCGTCCACCACCCCTGATGCCCCAGTACATGCTAAAATGCCACCTGTTCCCCCGCCCAAACCCACCAACCGTAACAGTACGTTAGCACTGCAAG CCACAACATTACCCAGGCACGGTAAAGCTCAGACTCCTCTGTACTGGACCAGCAAGAGACGACAGAATGAACATGGTACTTTGTCCTCTCTACCCAGCTATCCCCATCACCCTCAGCCTCATCCAGGTGCCCCTGCCATTGAGGCTCTTCATGACG GAGATGCACCCCAACCCCTGGTAGTCTCAAACCCGATTTCTGCAAAGCGCTCTCCTCCCATTCCGCCAGCTAGGACAACGCCGATCAACAAACGCAACTCAGGGGACATCTCATCCAATCAGGGTGAGCCTCCTGCCAGAAGTTCTTCCCCTAACCCTCCTCCCTCCCAGTCAGAGGATAGCAAACACCCCAGCTATACAGCTACAGTGGTGTCTCCTCCACCTTCCCATATCCCTCCATCTCCACCTGGCATCAACGTTGATCCTCCGAGCCCTACCACTGAGCCGCCGAGCCAGCCTCCATCCATACCTCTGCACATCCTGATCCAGCGTGCACTTACCAGCCCTGGACCAGTCCACCCCAGCCCAGAAGGCAACCAGAGAGCTCACTCTCTGCTGTTTGAGACACCACCTGAGATTGTAGTCGAGACGAGCGGACGACGTTCTCTTCCTGTCACCATCGAGCCACTCAGACT GCCTGAGGATGATGATTTCGACATGGAGGAAGAACTACAAAAGCTGCACCCTCCTCCACCCCAGACCTTCCCACCGGAGCTGGAGGCCGGGAGCAGGCGGGGGTTAGTGGGAGACACCATGGTCATCTTCGAGGACTCGGACAGTGAGCGAGAGGACGACAACGACTCAGACGGGCCCATTCTCTACAGAGACGACGAAGAGGATGACGACGACGAAGATGTGCCCATGA CCGGTCTGGCAGGCAAAGTGAAACGGAAGGACACTCTGGCTCTAAAGCTGGAGAAACAGCAGGAAAAGGAGGAGAAGCAGGGGCAAGAGGACAGCACCTGGAAGAGCCGGGAGCAATGGGAGGCGATGCGTAACAAGATTGGCTCCACCCTCACACG GCGTTTGAGTCAGAGACCAACGCAACAAGAACTTGAGCAAAGAAACATTCTGCTAG CCAAGAATGAGGCAGACAGACGAGCTGAGCGAAGCGAGATCAAACGCAGACTTACAAGAAAG TTGTCTCAAAGGCCCACAGTAGCAGAGCTCCAGGCCAGAAAGATTCTCCGTTTCCACGAGTATGTGGAGTGCACACATGCTGAAGACTACGACCGGCGTGCAGATAAACCCTGGACTAAACTCACACCCGCTGACAAG GCTGCCATCAGAAAGGAGCTGAATGAGTTTAAGAGTTCAGAGATGGAGGTCCATGAGGACAGCAGGATATACACCAG GTTTCATCGGCCTTAG
- the phactr4a gene encoding phosphatase and actin regulator 4A isoform X3, with product MKARQIRKQTEDYEQAKRLGLLLKFNRWLQKRREDKKQTCFYPPCLGPGSMGQGASTQAHTHHSTISTDDDADDQQNSTTGNDKPDTGRETPPSKQKGKFSNLGKIFKPWKWRKKKESSEKFKETSEVLERKISMRRPRQELIDKGVLKEISENESHNVKAPSVNNGHTLPVAGDQGPNAGSEVKSRSHGEDRKSGLVPEPERRSRIPSDVTRNRQPLDVDARTRIPSDSEKRERDEARYRERRDENRDRRDDREERGRRDDKEDRERRDRREERDSRAEWREERERREKREEKRDGRVEKDARADRDQKKDDRDRDERERREDRERRELKERRDDHNRKEETLRRDDRDRRPESERRDDRERKDDKERRESCERNEEQDRKEDITRKDVRKPEMPKLIRPQSEMDMRSRVQSNSSDVVQKTRPVSEVEQRSTLPRYIHTQDDPRARTGSVGVRFTPVPELKEQQPTAKQAILPPKWLMSSTESGQASSSSSSSSSLSSTSSSSAPPIAKPPPRTVSLLVDDSSRHSSLPVVLIRNQDNPPTVLDHPAIPAPAAAPAPIPTPAPAAPSTTPDAPVHAKMPPVPPPKPTNRNSTLALQATTLPRHGKAQTPLYWTSKRRQNEHGDAPQPLVVSNPISAKRSPPIPPARTTPINKRNSGDISSNQGEPPARSSSPNPPPSQSEDSKHPSYTATVVSPPPSHIPPSPPGINVDPPSPTTEPPSQPPSIPLHILIQRALTSPGPVHPSPEGNQRAHSLLFETPPEIVVETSGRRSLPVTIEPLRLPEDDDFDMEEELQKLHPPPPQTFPPELEAGSRRGLVGDTMVIFEDSDSEREDDNDSDGPILYRDDEEDDDDEDVPMTGLAGKVKRKDTLALKLEKQQEKEEKQGQEDSTWKSREQWEAMRNKIGSTLTRRLSQRPTQQELEQRNILLAKNEADRRAERSEIKRRLTRKLSQRPTVAELQARKILRFHEYVECTHAEDYDRRADKPWTKLTPADKAAIRKELNEFKSSEMEVHEDSRIYTRFHRP from the exons ATGAAGGCACGACAGATAAGGAAACAAACAGAGGACTACGAGCAAGCCAAGCGGCTTGGGTTACTGTTAAAGTTCAATCGCTGGCtacagaaaaggagagaggatAAGAAGCAGACGTGTTTTTACCCTCCCTGCCTCGGGCCTGGGAGCATGGGACAGGGAGCTAGCActcaggctcacacacaccactctacTATTAGTacag atGATGACGCCGATGACCAGCAGAACAGCACAACAGGGAACGACAAACCGGACACCGGCAGAGAGACGCCTCCATCCAAACAGAAGGGGAAGTTCTCCAACCTGGGCAAGATCTTTAAACCCTGGAAATggagaaagaagaaggaaagcAGCGAGAAGTTCAAGGAGACATCAGAGG TTCTGGAGAGGAAGATCTCGATGAGGAGACCCCGGCAGGAGCTGATAGACAAAGGAGTACTAAAGGAGATCTCTGAGAATG AGAGTCATAATGTGAAAGCGCCCTCCGTAAACAACGGTCATACGCTGCCTGTAGCCGGTGACCAGGGGCCCAACGCAGGATCAGAGGTCAAGAGCAGGTCACACGGCGAGGACCGAAAGAGTGGTTTGGTACCAGAACCTGAGCGACGAAGCCGAATACCATCAGATGTGACCCGTAACCGGCAGCCTCTAGACGTGGACGCTCGCACGCGCATCCCGTCAGATTCTgagaaacgagagagagacgagGCACGGTACCGTGAACGGAGGGACGAAAACCGAGACCGAAGGGACGATAGAGAGGAGCGAGGGAGAAGGGACGACAAAGAAGACCGGGAGAGGCGAGATAGGCGAGAAGAACGGGATTCCAGAGCAGAGTGGAGAGAAGAACGAGAACGaagggagaagagagaagagaagagagacgGCAGAGTAGAGAAAGACGCGAGAGCGGACAGGGACCAAAAAAAGGATGACCGGGATCGGGAcgaaagagaaaggagagaggacAGGGAAAGGAGAGAGTTAAAAGAAAGGAGGGACGATCACAATCGAAAGGAAGAAACTCTTCGGCGGGACGACAGAGACCGGAGGCCTGAAAGCGAGAGGAGAGATGACCGAGAAAGGAAAGATGACAAGGAGAGAAGAGAGTCGTGTGAAAGGAACGAGGAGCAAGACAGAAAAGAGGACATTACGAGGAAAGATGTGAGGAAGCCTGAGATGCCAAAGCTGATCAGGCCTCAGTCTGAGATGGATATGAGGAGCCGTGTGCAAAGCAACTCGTCTGACGTGGTCCAGAAAACCCGACCCGTCTCTGAAGTTGAGCAAAGGAGCACACTGCCAcgatacatacacactcaggatGACCCCAGGGCACGCACAG GATCTGTGGGTGTGCGCTTCACTCCTGTCCCCGAGTTAAAGGAGCAGCAGCCTACAGCCAAACAGGCCATACTTCCCCCAAAATGGCTGATGTCCTCCACCGAATCTGGTCaggcttcatcttcatcatcttcctcctcctcactgTCGTCgacatcttcatcttcagctcCACCCATTGCTAAGCCCCCTCCTCGCACTGTGTCTCTGTTGGTGGACGACTCGTCTCGACATAGTTCCTTACCAGTCGTTTTGATACGAAACCAGGACAACCCACCTACTGTCCTTGATCATCCTGCTATTCCTGCCCCAgctgctgctcctgctcctATTCCTACTCCCGCTCCTGCTGCCCCGTCCACCACCCCTGATGCCCCAGTACATGCTAAAATGCCACCTGTTCCCCCGCCCAAACCCACCAACCGTAACAGTACGTTAGCACTGCAAG CCACAACATTACCCAGGCACGGTAAAGCTCAGACTCCTCTGTACTGGACCAGCAAGAGACGACAGAATGAACATG GAGATGCACCCCAACCCCTGGTAGTCTCAAACCCGATTTCTGCAAAGCGCTCTCCTCCCATTCCGCCAGCTAGGACAACGCCGATCAACAAACGCAACTCAGGGGACATCTCATCCAATCAGGGTGAGCCTCCTGCCAGAAGTTCTTCCCCTAACCCTCCTCCCTCCCAGTCAGAGGATAGCAAACACCCCAGCTATACAGCTACAGTGGTGTCTCCTCCACCTTCCCATATCCCTCCATCTCCACCTGGCATCAACGTTGATCCTCCGAGCCCTACCACTGAGCCGCCGAGCCAGCCTCCATCCATACCTCTGCACATCCTGATCCAGCGTGCACTTACCAGCCCTGGACCAGTCCACCCCAGCCCAGAAGGCAACCAGAGAGCTCACTCTCTGCTGTTTGAGACACCACCTGAGATTGTAGTCGAGACGAGCGGACGACGTTCTCTTCCTGTCACCATCGAGCCACTCAGACT GCCTGAGGATGATGATTTCGACATGGAGGAAGAACTACAAAAGCTGCACCCTCCTCCACCCCAGACCTTCCCACCGGAGCTGGAGGCCGGGAGCAGGCGGGGGTTAGTGGGAGACACCATGGTCATCTTCGAGGACTCGGACAGTGAGCGAGAGGACGACAACGACTCAGACGGGCCCATTCTCTACAGAGACGACGAAGAGGATGACGACGACGAAGATGTGCCCATGA CCGGTCTGGCAGGCAAAGTGAAACGGAAGGACACTCTGGCTCTAAAGCTGGAGAAACAGCAGGAAAAGGAGGAGAAGCAGGGGCAAGAGGACAGCACCTGGAAGAGCCGGGAGCAATGGGAGGCGATGCGTAACAAGATTGGCTCCACCCTCACACG GCGTTTGAGTCAGAGACCAACGCAACAAGAACTTGAGCAAAGAAACATTCTGCTAG CCAAGAATGAGGCAGACAGACGAGCTGAGCGAAGCGAGATCAAACGCAGACTTACAAGAAAG TTGTCTCAAAGGCCCACAGTAGCAGAGCTCCAGGCCAGAAAGATTCTCCGTTTCCACGAGTATGTGGAGTGCACACATGCTGAAGACTACGACCGGCGTGCAGATAAACCCTGGACTAAACTCACACCCGCTGACAAG GCTGCCATCAGAAAGGAGCTGAATGAGTTTAAGAGTTCAGAGATGGAGGTCCATGAGGACAGCAGGATATACACCAG GTTTCATCGGCCTTAG
- the phactr4a gene encoding phosphatase and actin regulator 4A isoform X2, translated as MKARQIRKQTEDYEQAKRLGLLLKFNRWLQKRREDKKQTCFYPPCLGPGSMGQGASTQAHTHHSTISTDDDADDQQNSTTGNDKPDTGRETPPSKQKGKFSNLGKIFKPWKWRKKKESSEKFKETSEVLERKISMRRPRQELIDKGVLKEISENESHNVKAPSVNNGHTLPVAGDQGPNAGSEVKSRSHGEDRKSGLVPEPERRSRIPSDVTRNRQPLDVDARTRIPSDSEKRERDEARYRERRDENRDRRDDREERGRRDDKEDRERRDRREERDSRAEWREERERREKREEKRDGRVEKDARADRDQKKDDRDRDERERREDRERRELKERRDDHNRKEETLRRDDRDRRPESERRDDRERKDDKERRESCERNEEQDRKEDITRKDVRKPEMPKLIRPQSEMDMRSRVQSNSSDVVQKTRPVSEVEQRSTLPRYIHTQDDPRARTGSVGVRFTPVPELKEQQPTAKQAILPPKWLMSSTESGQASSSSSSSSSLSSTSSSSAPPIAKPPPRTVSLLVDDSSRHSSLPVVLIRNQDNPPTVLDHPAIPAPAAAPAPIPTPAPAAPSTTPDAPVHAKMPPVPPPKPTNRNSTLALQATTLPRHGKAQTPLYWTSKRRQNEHGTLSSLPSYPHHPQPHPGDAPQPLVVSNPISAKRSPPIPPARTTPINKRNSGDISSNQGEPPARSSSPNPPPSQSEDSKHPSYTATVVSPPPSHIPPSPPGINVDPPSPTTEPPSQPPSIPLHILIQRALTSPGPVHPSPEGNQRAHSLLFETPPEIVVETSGRRSLPVTIEPLRLPEDDDFDMEEELQKLHPPPPQTFPPELEAGSRRGLVGDTMVIFEDSDSEREDDNDSDGPILYRDDEEDDDDEDVPMTGLAGKVKRKDTLALKLEKQQEKEEKQGQEDSTWKSREQWEAMRNKIGSTLTRRLSQRPTQQELEQRNILLAKNEADRRAERSEIKRRLTRKLSQRPTVAELQARKILRFHEYVECTHAEDYDRRADKPWTKLTPADKAAIRKELNEFKSSEMEVHEDSRIYTRFHRP; from the exons ATGAAGGCACGACAGATAAGGAAACAAACAGAGGACTACGAGCAAGCCAAGCGGCTTGGGTTACTGTTAAAGTTCAATCGCTGGCtacagaaaaggagagaggatAAGAAGCAGACGTGTTTTTACCCTCCCTGCCTCGGGCCTGGGAGCATGGGACAGGGAGCTAGCActcaggctcacacacaccactctacTATTAGTacag atGATGACGCCGATGACCAGCAGAACAGCACAACAGGGAACGACAAACCGGACACCGGCAGAGAGACGCCTCCATCCAAACAGAAGGGGAAGTTCTCCAACCTGGGCAAGATCTTTAAACCCTGGAAATggagaaagaagaaggaaagcAGCGAGAAGTTCAAGGAGACATCAGAGG TTCTGGAGAGGAAGATCTCGATGAGGAGACCCCGGCAGGAGCTGATAGACAAAGGAGTACTAAAGGAGATCTCTGAGAATG AGAGTCATAATGTGAAAGCGCCCTCCGTAAACAACGGTCATACGCTGCCTGTAGCCGGTGACCAGGGGCCCAACGCAGGATCAGAGGTCAAGAGCAGGTCACACGGCGAGGACCGAAAGAGTGGTTTGGTACCAGAACCTGAGCGACGAAGCCGAATACCATCAGATGTGACCCGTAACCGGCAGCCTCTAGACGTGGACGCTCGCACGCGCATCCCGTCAGATTCTgagaaacgagagagagacgagGCACGGTACCGTGAACGGAGGGACGAAAACCGAGACCGAAGGGACGATAGAGAGGAGCGAGGGAGAAGGGACGACAAAGAAGACCGGGAGAGGCGAGATAGGCGAGAAGAACGGGATTCCAGAGCAGAGTGGAGAGAAGAACGAGAACGaagggagaagagagaagagaagagagacgGCAGAGTAGAGAAAGACGCGAGAGCGGACAGGGACCAAAAAAAGGATGACCGGGATCGGGAcgaaagagaaaggagagaggacAGGGAAAGGAGAGAGTTAAAAGAAAGGAGGGACGATCACAATCGAAAGGAAGAAACTCTTCGGCGGGACGACAGAGACCGGAGGCCTGAAAGCGAGAGGAGAGATGACCGAGAAAGGAAAGATGACAAGGAGAGAAGAGAGTCGTGTGAAAGGAACGAGGAGCAAGACAGAAAAGAGGACATTACGAGGAAAGATGTGAGGAAGCCTGAGATGCCAAAGCTGATCAGGCCTCAGTCTGAGATGGATATGAGGAGCCGTGTGCAAAGCAACTCGTCTGACGTGGTCCAGAAAACCCGACCCGTCTCTGAAGTTGAGCAAAGGAGCACACTGCCAcgatacatacacactcaggatGACCCCAGGGCACGCACAG GATCTGTGGGTGTGCGCTTCACTCCTGTCCCCGAGTTAAAGGAGCAGCAGCCTACAGCCAAACAGGCCATACTTCCCCCAAAATGGCTGATGTCCTCCACCGAATCTGGTCaggcttcatcttcatcatcttcctcctcctcactgTCGTCgacatcttcatcttcagctcCACCCATTGCTAAGCCCCCTCCTCGCACTGTGTCTCTGTTGGTGGACGACTCGTCTCGACATAGTTCCTTACCAGTCGTTTTGATACGAAACCAGGACAACCCACCTACTGTCCTTGATCATCCTGCTATTCCTGCCCCAgctgctgctcctgctcctATTCCTACTCCCGCTCCTGCTGCCCCGTCCACCACCCCTGATGCCCCAGTACATGCTAAAATGCCACCTGTTCCCCCGCCCAAACCCACCAACCGTAACAGTACGTTAGCACTGCAAG CCACAACATTACCCAGGCACGGTAAAGCTCAGACTCCTCTGTACTGGACCAGCAAGAGACGACAGAATGAACATGGTACTTTGTCCTCTCTACCCAGCTATCCCCATCACCCTCAGCCTCATCCAG GAGATGCACCCCAACCCCTGGTAGTCTCAAACCCGATTTCTGCAAAGCGCTCTCCTCCCATTCCGCCAGCTAGGACAACGCCGATCAACAAACGCAACTCAGGGGACATCTCATCCAATCAGGGTGAGCCTCCTGCCAGAAGTTCTTCCCCTAACCCTCCTCCCTCCCAGTCAGAGGATAGCAAACACCCCAGCTATACAGCTACAGTGGTGTCTCCTCCACCTTCCCATATCCCTCCATCTCCACCTGGCATCAACGTTGATCCTCCGAGCCCTACCACTGAGCCGCCGAGCCAGCCTCCATCCATACCTCTGCACATCCTGATCCAGCGTGCACTTACCAGCCCTGGACCAGTCCACCCCAGCCCAGAAGGCAACCAGAGAGCTCACTCTCTGCTGTTTGAGACACCACCTGAGATTGTAGTCGAGACGAGCGGACGACGTTCTCTTCCTGTCACCATCGAGCCACTCAGACT GCCTGAGGATGATGATTTCGACATGGAGGAAGAACTACAAAAGCTGCACCCTCCTCCACCCCAGACCTTCCCACCGGAGCTGGAGGCCGGGAGCAGGCGGGGGTTAGTGGGAGACACCATGGTCATCTTCGAGGACTCGGACAGTGAGCGAGAGGACGACAACGACTCAGACGGGCCCATTCTCTACAGAGACGACGAAGAGGATGACGACGACGAAGATGTGCCCATGA CCGGTCTGGCAGGCAAAGTGAAACGGAAGGACACTCTGGCTCTAAAGCTGGAGAAACAGCAGGAAAAGGAGGAGAAGCAGGGGCAAGAGGACAGCACCTGGAAGAGCCGGGAGCAATGGGAGGCGATGCGTAACAAGATTGGCTCCACCCTCACACG GCGTTTGAGTCAGAGACCAACGCAACAAGAACTTGAGCAAAGAAACATTCTGCTAG CCAAGAATGAGGCAGACAGACGAGCTGAGCGAAGCGAGATCAAACGCAGACTTACAAGAAAG TTGTCTCAAAGGCCCACAGTAGCAGAGCTCCAGGCCAGAAAGATTCTCCGTTTCCACGAGTATGTGGAGTGCACACATGCTGAAGACTACGACCGGCGTGCAGATAAACCCTGGACTAAACTCACACCCGCTGACAAG GCTGCCATCAGAAAGGAGCTGAATGAGTTTAAGAGTTCAGAGATGGAGGTCCATGAGGACAGCAGGATATACACCAG GTTTCATCGGCCTTAG